The nucleotide window TCCATAGACCTTGAAAGGCGATTGAAAAGGGTGGACTTGCCTACATTAGGGCGTCCGACTATGGCTATTATTGAAGTCATGATTACCTATAGATTAAAAATACTCTATTTTAAATTTTCTGTACGACTGGAGGCGCCGCCTGATAAATGGATCAGGCACAGGCGGCAAGATTGTCACATATTGTTTGGTTCAGGTCCATAAGTTTAACAGGCTTTCTTAAAAGCCTCAGGGCCAGCCCTTCATTTATGGTCTTTTTTGCCCTGATATCTCCGGGATTTCCTGTAAGCACAAGTATCCTTGCATCAGGGTCAATAGACTTGATTTTAGAGGACGATTCATAACCATCCATTACCGGCATTTCTACATCCATCACAACAATATCAGGAGAAAAGGACTTGTATTTTTCAACCGCCTCTTTCCCGTTAAAAGCCCTTTCCACAACAAAACCCCCAACAAGGTTAAGGGACTC belongs to Desulfatiglans sp. and includes:
- a CDS encoding response regulator translates to MLPKKVLLVDDEKTLSELIMESLNLVGGFVVERAFNGKEAVEKYKSFSPDIVVMDVEMPVMDGYESSSKIKSIDPDARILVLTGNPGDIRAKKTINEGLALRLLRKPVKLMDLNQTICDNLAACA